The following coding sequences are from one Culicoidibacter larvae window:
- the asnS gene encoding asparagine--tRNA ligase, translated as MKTVDMRTIFKTPDTFIDQQVKLEGWIRTNRDQKQFGFIQFHDGTFFESLQVVYSDSLVNFDEVKKLNVSTSIMVIGKIVATPNAKQAFELQAETITVLGESTPEYPLQPKRHSVEFLRTIAHLRPRTNLFQAVFRIRSIAAHAIHTFFQDQDFVYVHSPLITTSDGEGAGEMFKVTTFDFDNIPRDEAGNVDMSQDFFGAKTGLTVTGQLEGEAFATAFKNVYTFGPTFRAENSNTTRHAAEFWMIEPEMAFADLEVNMDVAESMTKYVVQKILERAPEEVAFLNQFVDKTLLERLEALVSSDFKRITYNEAVEILTQVNDRFAFPITWGEELATEHERYLTDEVFHSPVFVRDYPKDVKAFYMRQNEDGKTVAAMDMLVPGIGELIGGSQREERLDLLEKRMQEMNIPEEELWWYVDLRRYGTVVHSGYGIGFERLIMYVTGVENIRDVLPFPRTPGNAEF; from the coding sequence ATGAAAACAGTAGATATGCGCACAATATTTAAAACGCCTGATACATTTATTGATCAGCAGGTGAAGCTAGAAGGATGGATCCGCACTAATCGCGATCAGAAGCAGTTCGGTTTTATTCAGTTTCATGATGGTACATTTTTTGAAAGTTTACAAGTTGTTTATAGTGATAGCTTAGTCAATTTTGATGAAGTGAAAAAGTTGAATGTCAGTACATCAATTATGGTCATTGGTAAAATTGTGGCGACGCCAAATGCGAAACAAGCATTTGAGTTGCAAGCAGAGACAATTACCGTTTTAGGTGAGTCAACACCCGAGTATCCATTGCAGCCTAAACGCCATTCAGTTGAGTTTTTGCGTACGATTGCTCATTTGCGGCCGCGGACAAACTTATTTCAAGCGGTATTCCGTATTCGCTCAATTGCCGCACATGCAATTCATACCTTCTTCCAAGATCAGGATTTCGTTTATGTGCATTCACCACTGATTACTACATCGGATGGTGAGGGTGCCGGGGAAATGTTCAAGGTAACAACATTTGATTTTGATAACATTCCTCGTGATGAAGCCGGAAATGTTGACATGAGTCAAGATTTCTTTGGCGCGAAAACCGGCTTGACGGTTACCGGCCAGCTTGAAGGCGAAGCCTTTGCAACGGCGTTTAAGAACGTGTATACGTTCGGGCCAACGTTCCGGGCAGAAAATTCAAATACTACCCGCCATGCGGCTGAGTTTTGGATGATTGAGCCGGAGATGGCTTTTGCTGATTTGGAAGTCAATATGGATGTTGCCGAAAGTATGACCAAGTATGTGGTGCAGAAGATTCTTGAGCGGGCGCCGGAAGAGGTTGCTTTCTTGAACCAGTTTGTTGATAAGACTTTGCTGGAGCGTTTGGAAGCGCTGGTTAGCAGCGATTTTAAACGGATAACTTACAACGAGGCAGTTGAAATTTTGACTCAAGTCAATGACCGGTTTGCTTTCCCGATCACTTGGGGTGAGGAGTTAGCAACTGAGCATGAGCGTTATTTGACTGATGAAGTTTTTCATAGTCCAGTATTTGTGCGCGACTATCCTAAAGATGTGAAGGCATTCTATATGCGCCAAAATGAGGATGGTAAGACAGTAGCAGCTATGGACATGCTGGTTCCCGGTATTGGTGAATTAATTGGCGGCAGCCAGCGTGAAGAGCGCTTGGACTTGCTGGAAAAACGGATGCAGGAGATGAACATTCCCGAAGAGGAGCTTTGGTGGTATGTTGATTTGCGCCGTTACGGAACGGTTGTTCATTCAGGGTATGGAATTGGTTTTGAACGCTTAATTATGTATGTGACCGGTGTTGAAAACATTCGTGATGTGTTGCCGTTTCCTAGAACTCCGGGTAATGCTGAATTTTAA
- the proC gene encoding pyrroline-5-carboxylate reductase, translated as MKIGFIGVGNMAQALIHGMRIEHAEWQLFGFDIYAPSLERAAANDGLIALSSAAEVIEKVDIVVLAIKPQQYDGLLKEISSSIRKEQIIVTIAIGFDIARTQSYFAEPMKIVRAMPNTPALIGQGVTGVSFSEAVTDAEHDAARTMFASCGTVVDITEAEFNIFGAVAGSLPAYVYIMTEALADAAVQYGLGRAASYEIISQAISGSAAMVNATNMHPAQLKDQVCSPNGTTIAAVDALEREGFRHALMAAVQACMTRTKELDK; from the coding sequence ATGAAGATTGGTTTTATTGGCGTCGGTAATATGGCGCAGGCACTTATTCATGGCATGCGAATTGAACATGCTGAATGGCAGCTTTTTGGTTTTGATATTTATGCTCCAAGCCTGGAGCGAGCGGCAGCGAATGATGGCCTGATTGCGCTAAGTTCGGCGGCTGAGGTTATCGAGAAGGTTGATATTGTTGTGCTTGCTATCAAGCCACAACAATATGATGGTTTATTAAAAGAAATCAGCAGTTCAATTCGTAAAGAGCAAATCATTGTAACGATTGCTATCGGTTTTGATATTGCCCGGACGCAAAGTTATTTTGCAGAGCCAATGAAGATTGTAAGAGCAATGCCTAATACACCAGCGTTAATTGGCCAGGGTGTAACGGGTGTATCGTTTAGTGAGGCAGTAACCGATGCTGAGCATGATGCAGCGCGGACAATGTTTGCCAGTTGCGGAACGGTTGTTGATATAACTGAGGCTGAATTTAATATTTTTGGTGCGGTTGCCGGTTCCTTACCAGCATATGTCTATATTATGACCGAAGCCTTAGCAGATGCTGCGGTACAATATGGGTTAGGGCGCGCAGCCAGCTATGAGATTATTAGCCAAGCTATTTCCGGATCGGCAGCAATGGTGAATGCTACTAATATGCATCCGGCGCAATTAAAGGATCAGGTCTGTTCACCGAACGGAACGACCATTGCGGCTGTTGATGCTTTGGAGCGCGAAGGGTTCCGCCATGCACTCATGGCGGCGGTACAGGCTTGTATGACGCGTACTAAAGAATTAGATAAATAA